The Megalobrama amblycephala isolate DHTTF-2021 linkage group LG20, ASM1881202v1, whole genome shotgun sequence genome includes a window with the following:
- the LOC125255597 gene encoding sushi, nidogen and EGF-like domain-containing protein 1 — protein sequence MRISLLLVLMSVLSLTRTQTTTEETIQTNTTETTTVIESTPESTTVLESTAETTTTVLETTTLATTSAPAIFYPFGSAAGDTEHYFSSFVGDESFVYVGLSTPYTFFGHTYNQLYVHSNGLLTFNQPQPASGPNHNPTRGAEDFIAPLWSDIDDYYSGMFSYQQYTNESVLTRATEDINQYFPQMNFTASSVFVVTWKYSRLQPNPEILFQVVLISGGGHSFFLMNYGDCAELSEQVEAGYDTINSISHFVIPDSTNGNYQNLKNTSNVNVPGRWAFISTSVSLIGVQMRLTSYSDLRQSGEIEAVLQQIKQELVSRGLPSSIEMKIRNVKKTQP from the exons ATGAGAATTTCACTCCTGCTGGTGCTCATGTCAGTCCTGTCACTGA CCAGAACACAAACAACAACAGAAG AAACCATACAAACAAACACCACAGAAACCACCACGGTTATAG AATCCACTCCAGAAAGCACCACAGTTCTAG AATCCACTGCAGAAACAACCACCACGGTTCTAG AAACTACCACATTGGCAACCACATCAG CACCAGCGATATTCTATCCATTCGGCTCAGCTGCAGGAGACACAGAACATTATTTTAGTAGTTTTGTTGGTGATGAAAGCTTCGTATATGTTGGCCTATCCACTCCATATACGTTCTTTGGCCACACATACAACCAGTTATAC GTTCATTCTAATGGACTCCTGACATTCAACCAACCTCAGCCAGCATCAGGACCCAACCACAATCCCACCAGAGGAGCTGAAGATTTCATTGCTCCTCTCTGGAGTGACATTGATGACTATTACAGTGGCATGTTCTCGTATCAGCAGTACACTAATGAAAGTGTGCTCACTCGTGCCACTGAGGATATAAACCAGTATTTCCCTCAGATGAACTTCACTGCTTCTTCAGTATTTGTTGTCACTTGGAAGTATAGTCGTCTTCAGCCAAACccg gaAATCCTGTTTCAAGTGGTTTTAATTTCAGGTGGTGGTCAttctttctttctgatgaaTTACGGTGACTGTGCTGAGTTAAGTGAACAAGTGGAG GCTGGATATGACACAATAAACTCCATAAGCCACTTCGTAATTCCTGATTCAACTAATGGCAACTACCAAAACCTCAAGAACACGAGTAACGTGAACGTTCCAGGACGTTGGGCCTTTATCAGTACATCAG tAAGCCTCATAGGAGTTCAGATGAGACTGACATCATATTCAGACCTGAGACAGAGTGGAGAGATTGAGGCTGTTTTGCAGCAA ATAAAACAAGAGCTGGTCAGTCGTGGACTTCCAAGTAGCATCGAGATGAAGATCAGAAATGTCAAAAAGACACAGCCATAA